A region from the Triticum aestivum cultivar Chinese Spring chromosome 3D, IWGSC CS RefSeq v2.1, whole genome shotgun sequence genome encodes:
- the LOC123075315 gene encoding protein LAX PANICLE 2 encodes MVPTTRSQLPSHHDPSGKNSKPPPSYYSGYYIAAQLEEAASAAVDDLKQQQPSRFPRRLAMADDENAEEEAAAGTSSRGGGGDYEDGGNKDWLRLGLGAVASCSSTTTSSSSAGGENDGARAAPMELDLLAGGDGRESARVMSRPPLFPLPIRSYHHQYGHGRYRPTTAASGSMTPAPPFLQFARPLRSCSADLLRVVSPPTRTEAAGLWLTLQAAPNQGREPILPQIPKSYLRIRDTSMKVEVVLKYLAEKLGLSQSHQVELTCRGHLLPPFLQMRYVRDCIWRGSPAPSEEEEAGLPPRRRTSPATATTDHVMILFYSTSVGINS; translated from the exons ATGGTCCCAACCACTAGGAGCCAGCTGCCGTCGCACCATGACCCCAGCGGCAAGAACAGCAAGCCGCCGCCATCGTACTACTCCGGATACTACATCGCCGCCCAGCTGGAGGAGGCTGCCTCGGCGGCCGTCGACGACCTCAAGCAGCAGCAGCCGTCCAGGTTCCCTCGTCGGCTAGCCATGGCCGACGACGAGAAcgccgaggaggaggcggcggccggcacgAGCTCCCGGGGCGGCGGAGGGGACTACGAGGACGGCGGCAACAAGGACTGGCTCCGGCTTGGTCTCGGTGCCGTGGCGTCGTGCTCGTCGAccaccacatcctcctcctccgctgGCGGCGAAAACGACGGCGCCAGGGCTGCTCCGATGGAGCTGGACCTGCTCGCCGGCGGCGACGGCAGAGAAAGCGCGAGGGTGATGAGCCGGCCGCCGCTGTTCCCGCTGCCCATCAGGAGCTATCACCACCAGTACGGCCACGGCCGGTATCGGCCTACGACGGCGGCGAGCGGGTCCATGACGCCGGCGCCGCCGTTCTTGCAGTTCGCGCGGCCGCTGAGGAGCTGCTCCGCCGATCTCTTGAGAGTCGTCAGCCCGCCGACAAGAACGGAGGCCGCCGGCTTGTGGCTAACTCTTCAGGCAGCTCCCAACCA AGGTAGAGAGCCCATTTTGCCTCAGATACCAAAGAGCTACCTAAGAATCAG GGATACCAGCATGAAGGTGGAAGTGGTGCTGAAGTACTTGGCGGAGAAGCTAGGACTCTCACAATCTCATCAG GTGGAGCTGACATGCCGAGGGcatctccttccccccttcttgcAGATGAGATACGTGAGGGATTGCATCTGGCGCGGCTCACCGGCGCCGAGCGAAGAGGAGGAGGCCGGGCTGCCGCCACGTCGGCGCACATCGCCTGCCACAGCTACCACTGACCATGTCATGATACTCTTTTACAGCACAAGTGTAGGAATCAACTCCTAG